One stretch of Akkermansia sp. RCC_12PD DNA includes these proteins:
- a CDS encoding aminoglycoside phosphotransferase family protein: MHDLKAVSSLFDLRGDFVQGYSYGSGHINDTYCVWVDQAGLRIRYILQRVNHNVFRQPIPLMENVKRVTDHALKRLKEENCPEAYRRTLTLVPAVDGKPYALDADGNCWRVYPFIERARTYDQIETTKQCVEAARAFGDFQKLTADLPGEPLFETIPDFHNTTSRLAALKDAIQADPLGRVKEVQKEIDWYLSREADCHLVVDYLKSGELPLRCTHNDTKLNNVMLDDVTGEGICVIDLDTTMPGSAIYDFGDMIRTATSPAAEDEKDISKVTMRMFMFEALVQGYVSSAKSFLTPLEKSLLPFSGKLLTMECGIRFLTDYLSGDVYFKIHRPEHNLDRCRTQMALVESIEAQMDEMKAVVDRY, from the coding sequence ATGCACGATCTCAAGGCTGTTTCTTCCCTGTTTGACCTCCGGGGCGATTTCGTCCAGGGCTATTCCTACGGCAGCGGCCACATCAACGATACCTACTGCGTCTGGGTGGACCAGGCCGGCCTGCGCATCCGCTATATTCTCCAGCGCGTGAACCATAACGTGTTCAGACAGCCCATTCCGCTGATGGAGAACGTAAAGCGCGTGACAGACCACGCCCTGAAGCGTTTGAAGGAGGAAAACTGTCCGGAAGCCTACCGCCGGACCCTCACGCTGGTGCCCGCCGTGGACGGCAAGCCCTACGCCCTGGATGCGGACGGCAATTGCTGGCGCGTGTATCCGTTCATCGAACGCGCCCGGACCTACGACCAGATTGAAACTACCAAGCAGTGCGTGGAAGCGGCCCGCGCCTTCGGCGACTTCCAGAAGCTGACGGCCGACCTTCCCGGCGAACCCCTGTTTGAGACCATTCCGGATTTCCATAACACGACTTCCAGGCTGGCCGCCCTGAAGGATGCCATCCAGGCTGATCCGCTCGGCCGTGTGAAGGAGGTGCAGAAGGAAATCGACTGGTACCTTTCCCGTGAGGCGGACTGCCACCTGGTGGTGGATTACCTGAAGTCCGGAGAACTGCCCCTGCGCTGCACGCACAATGATACCAAGCTGAACAACGTGATGCTGGATGACGTGACCGGGGAAGGCATCTGCGTGATCGACCTGGATACCACGATGCCCGGTTCCGCCATTTACGACTTCGGGGACATGATCCGCACCGCTACGTCTCCCGCAGCGGAAGATGAAAAGGATATTTCCAAGGTCACCATGCGCATGTTCATGTTTGAAGCTCTCGTTCAGGGTTATGTAAGCTCCGCCAAGAGCTTCCTGACCCCTCTGGAAAAGAGCCTTCTTCCGTTCTCCGGCAAGCTGCTGACGATGGAGTGCGGCATCCGCTTCCTGACGGACTACCTTTCCGGGGACGTGTATTTCAAGATCCACCGCCCGGAACACAACCTGGACCGCTGCCGCACGCAGATGGCCCTGGTGGAGTCCATTGAAGCGCAGATGGACGAGATGAAGGCGGTCGTGGACCGTTATTAA
- the proS gene encoding proline--tRNA ligase: MSQQTAITPTRAQDFPEWYQQVIKGADMAENSEVRGCMVIKPWGYAIWELIQKDLDQRFKDTGHTNAYFPLLIPISYLEKEAEHAEGFATECAVVTHHRLEAQKDEATGKTHMIPTGELTEPFVIRPTSETVIGAAFARWTSSYRDLPLKINQWCNVMRWEMRPRIFLRTAEFLWQEGHTAHETREEAIEETLTMHKVYEEFQRDVLAIPTIPGEKTEAERFPGAERTYTVEAMVQDRKAIQAGTSHFLGQNFSKSQNICFAGRDNTQQFAWTSSWGVSTRMIGALIMMHSDDDGLVCPPRVAPQQVVIIPVTPKEDTRQAILDHCEELARTLRAKTFHGQPLRVLVDRRDLGGGAKKWEWVKKGVPVRLEIGPRDLEKGSVCFQRRDQAPNEKTFLPETELADTITDILQNIQDTLLNKAVAFRDAHIRPASTLRELEENFSGEGDADWLQVPWDGSPEEEEELAKRLRISIRCIPLGELGHGDPAPCILTGRLTERRVLWARSY, translated from the coding sequence ATGTCTCAACAAACCGCAATCACCCCCACCCGCGCCCAGGACTTCCCCGAGTGGTACCAGCAAGTCATCAAGGGAGCCGACATGGCGGAAAACTCCGAAGTGCGCGGCTGCATGGTCATCAAGCCGTGGGGCTACGCTATCTGGGAGCTCATCCAGAAGGACCTGGACCAGCGCTTCAAGGACACCGGCCACACCAATGCCTACTTCCCCCTGCTCATCCCCATCTCCTACCTGGAAAAGGAAGCCGAGCATGCTGAAGGCTTTGCAACGGAATGCGCCGTAGTTACCCACCACAGGCTGGAAGCCCAAAAGGATGAAGCCACCGGAAAAACACACATGATCCCTACCGGGGAGCTCACGGAACCCTTCGTCATCCGCCCCACGTCGGAAACCGTTATCGGCGCAGCCTTCGCGCGCTGGACGTCCAGCTACCGCGACCTTCCCCTCAAGATCAACCAGTGGTGCAACGTCATGCGCTGGGAAATGAGGCCCCGCATCTTCCTGCGTACCGCGGAATTCCTGTGGCAGGAAGGCCACACCGCCCATGAAACGCGGGAGGAGGCCATTGAAGAAACCCTCACCATGCACAAGGTGTATGAGGAATTCCAGCGCGACGTGCTAGCCATCCCCACCATTCCCGGAGAAAAAACGGAAGCGGAACGCTTCCCCGGAGCGGAACGGACCTACACCGTGGAAGCCATGGTGCAGGACCGCAAGGCCATCCAGGCGGGCACCTCCCACTTCCTGGGCCAGAACTTCTCCAAATCGCAGAACATCTGCTTTGCCGGACGGGACAACACCCAGCAATTCGCGTGGACAAGTTCCTGGGGCGTCTCCACCCGCATGATCGGCGCCCTGATCATGATGCACTCCGACGACGACGGCCTGGTATGCCCGCCCCGCGTGGCCCCCCAGCAGGTAGTCATCATTCCCGTTACCCCCAAGGAAGACACGCGCCAGGCAATTCTGGACCACTGCGAGGAACTGGCCCGCACCCTCCGCGCCAAAACCTTCCACGGCCAGCCCCTCCGCGTGCTGGTGGACAGGCGCGACCTGGGCGGCGGCGCCAAAAAATGGGAATGGGTCAAGAAAGGCGTGCCCGTTCGCTTGGAAATAGGCCCCCGCGACCTGGAAAAAGGCTCCGTCTGCTTCCAGCGGCGCGACCAGGCCCCCAACGAAAAAACCTTCCTCCCTGAAACGGAATTGGCGGACACCATCACGGATATTCTCCAGAACATTCAGGACACCCTGCTCAACAAGGCTGTTGCCTTCCGGGACGCTCACATCCGCCCCGCCTCCACACTCCGGGAACTGGAAGAAAACTTCTCCGGAGAAGGAGACGCCGACTGGCTGCAAGTGCCGTGGGACGGCTCTCCGGAAGAGGAGGAAGAACTCGCCAAACGCCTGCGCATCTCCATCCGCTGCATTCCTCTGGGAGAACTGGGCCACGGAGACCCCGCCCCGTGCATCCTCACGGGCCGCCTGACAGAACGCCGCGTCCTCTGGGCCAGAAGCTACTGA
- a CDS encoding NAD-dependent epimerase/dehydratase family protein — MKILVTGGAGFIGSHIVEHYQDKAEEIRVLDNLRTGYLKNLDGLKHTFIEGSICDRELVRQAVQGVDYIFHMAALVSVPESMSKISECIDINVNGLLNVLEEASAAGVKKIVLASSAAIYGDNPTVPKLETMYPEPKSPYAITKLDGEYYLNMFRSEGKVNTAAVRFFNVFGPRQDPKGAYAAAVPIFIEKAVKGEDITVYGDGTQTRDFIYVKDIVGALTFVAEHPGVTGVFNAGYGGQITIEELADNIIKAAGSSSKVLHAPERAGDVKHSRACADKLRNAGWQPGYTLPEGLATTLDYFKGILGK; from the coding sequence ATGAAGATTCTCGTAACCGGCGGCGCCGGATTCATCGGTTCCCACATCGTGGAACATTATCAGGACAAGGCGGAGGAAATCCGCGTGCTGGACAATCTCCGCACCGGGTACCTCAAGAACCTGGACGGCCTCAAGCACACTTTTATCGAAGGCTCCATTTGCGACCGCGAACTGGTGCGCCAGGCCGTGCAGGGCGTGGATTACATTTTCCACATGGCCGCGCTCGTTTCCGTGCCCGAGTCCATGAGTAAGATCAGCGAATGCATCGATATCAATGTCAACGGCCTGCTGAATGTGCTGGAAGAGGCGTCCGCCGCCGGAGTCAAGAAGATCGTGCTGGCGTCTTCCGCCGCCATCTACGGGGACAATCCCACGGTTCCCAAGCTGGAGACCATGTACCCGGAACCCAAGAGCCCCTATGCCATCACCAAGCTGGACGGGGAATATTACCTCAACATGTTCCGTTCTGAAGGGAAAGTCAACACCGCAGCCGTCCGCTTTTTCAACGTGTTTGGCCCCAGGCAGGATCCCAAGGGCGCTTATGCTGCCGCAGTGCCCATCTTCATTGAGAAGGCCGTGAAAGGGGAGGATATCACCGTTTACGGAGACGGAACCCAGACGCGCGACTTCATTTACGTGAAGGACATTGTGGGGGCCCTCACCTTCGTGGCGGAGCATCCGGGAGTGACCGGCGTGTTTAATGCCGGGTACGGCGGACAGATCACCATTGAAGAGCTGGCGGACAATATCATCAAGGCAGCCGGTTCCTCCTCCAAGGTGCTCCACGCTCCTGAACGCGCCGGGGATGTGAAGCATTCCCGCGCCTGTGCCGACAAGCTCCGCAATGCCGGCTGGCAGCCCGGATATACGCTGCCGGAGGGTCTTGCCACCACCCTTGACTACTTCAAGGGCATTCTGGGCAAGTAA
- a CDS encoding sugar phosphate nucleotidyltransferase — MKPTLLVLAAGMGSRYGGLKQLDPMGPNGEVVLDYSVYDAIRAGFGKVVFIIRRDFEDVFKEKVGSRFADKIEVDYAFQSLDDLPEGFSVPEGREKPWGTAHALRAARNVVKEPFAVVNADDFYGADAFVQAAKFLTSTTDEPNKAHYGMIGYPLKNTLSDNGDVNRGICSIKEGLLDGVEEFVKIQADEDGVVRGNNLKGERLPVNPEELVSMNFWLFSPSFVELTEDRFIDFLKEYGQEPKSECFIPTVVDALIHADRADCKVLPTTSTWFGVTYPDDKPMVVEGINKLIKQGVYPEKLN, encoded by the coding sequence ATGAAGCCTACACTTCTTGTTTTAGCAGCTGGCATGGGCAGCCGTTACGGCGGCCTCAAGCAACTTGACCCGATGGGCCCCAATGGTGAAGTCGTTCTTGATTATTCGGTTTATGACGCCATCCGCGCCGGATTCGGCAAGGTGGTATTCATCATCCGCCGCGATTTTGAAGATGTGTTCAAGGAAAAGGTCGGCAGCCGATTTGCCGACAAGATTGAAGTGGATTATGCGTTCCAGTCCCTGGACGACCTGCCGGAAGGCTTTTCCGTGCCGGAAGGCCGTGAAAAGCCCTGGGGCACCGCCCACGCCCTGCGCGCCGCCCGCAATGTGGTGAAGGAGCCTTTCGCCGTCGTGAACGCTGACGATTTTTACGGCGCGGACGCTTTTGTCCAGGCTGCCAAGTTCCTGACTTCCACCACGGATGAACCGAACAAGGCCCATTACGGCATGATCGGGTATCCGCTGAAGAATACCCTGTCCGACAACGGGGACGTGAACCGCGGCATCTGCTCCATCAAGGAGGGATTGCTGGACGGTGTGGAAGAGTTCGTGAAGATTCAGGCCGATGAAGACGGAGTGGTGCGCGGGAATAACCTGAAGGGCGAACGCCTGCCCGTGAATCCGGAAGAACTGGTGTCCATGAATTTCTGGCTCTTCTCCCCCTCCTTTGTCGAATTGACGGAAGACCGTTTCATTGACTTCCTGAAAGAATACGGACAGGAGCCCAAGAGCGAATGCTTCATTCCCACCGTGGTGGACGCCCTGATTCATGCGGACCGGGCGGACTGCAAGGTTCTGCCTACTACCTCCACCTGGTTCGGCGTCACCTATCCGGATGACAAGCCCATGGTTGTGGAAGGCATCAACAAATTGATCAAGCAGGGCGTGTACCCTGAAAAGCTCAACTAA
- a CDS encoding replication-associated recombination protein A, whose translation MDLFSLQEAESREGFEPGADTSVMPLAARMRPRSLDEVAGQRHLLAPGKLLRRAIETDRFTSLIFYGPPGCGKTTLASVIARTTNAHFMMLNGVESNVAEIRERIAQAQMRMSMHGRKTVLFVDELHRFNKAQQDVLLPHLEKGTVRFIGATTENPYFAINSPLLSRSQVFPLEPVPEEELVSLLKRALADAERGLGASRVDMGEEALNHLAAKADGDARKALTALEVAVLSTPAGDDGIVHVDLSVAEESIQRKAIKYDRLGDSHYDTISAFIKSMRGSDPDAALYWLGMMLEAGEDIRFIGRRLVIAASEDVGLADSNALRVALDAARAAEMVGMPEARIPLAHATVYLATAPKSNSAYMGINAAMNDVRNGKTLAVPEHLRTPTRKKLAAAGGADAARLEYLYSHDYPEHYVPQAYLPEGRVYYTPTRNGLELRISERMEYRRKMAEEIGKNEIEL comes from the coding sequence ATGGATTTGTTCAGTTTACAGGAGGCCGAATCCCGGGAGGGCTTTGAGCCAGGTGCGGATACGTCCGTCATGCCGCTGGCTGCGCGCATGCGGCCGCGTTCCCTGGATGAAGTGGCCGGACAGAGGCATTTGCTGGCTCCCGGCAAGCTGCTGAGGCGCGCTATTGAAACGGACAGGTTCACTTCCCTGATTTTTTACGGTCCTCCCGGCTGCGGCAAGACCACGCTGGCTTCCGTCATCGCCCGCACGACAAACGCCCATTTCATGATGCTCAACGGGGTGGAGTCCAACGTGGCCGAGATCCGGGAGCGCATCGCCCAGGCGCAGATGCGCATGAGCATGCATGGCCGCAAGACCGTGCTGTTCGTGGATGAACTGCACCGCTTTAACAAGGCCCAGCAGGACGTGCTGCTTCCCCATCTGGAGAAAGGAACCGTCAGATTTATCGGCGCTACGACTGAGAATCCCTATTTTGCGATCAATTCCCCTCTGCTTTCCCGTTCCCAGGTGTTTCCGCTGGAGCCTGTTCCGGAAGAGGAACTGGTTTCCCTGTTGAAACGCGCTCTGGCGGATGCGGAGCGCGGCTTGGGGGCATCCCGCGTGGACATGGGGGAGGAAGCCCTGAACCATCTGGCCGCCAAGGCGGACGGAGACGCCAGAAAGGCTCTCACGGCCCTGGAAGTGGCCGTGCTTTCCACGCCTGCGGGGGATGACGGAATCGTCCACGTGGATCTGTCTGTGGCGGAGGAGTCCATCCAGCGCAAGGCGATCAAGTATGACCGCCTGGGCGATTCCCATTACGATACGATTTCCGCCTTTATCAAGTCCATGCGGGGTTCCGACCCGGACGCCGCCCTGTACTGGCTGGGGATGATGCTGGAGGCGGGGGAGGATATCCGTTTTATTGGGCGGCGGCTGGTGATCGCCGCTTCGGAGGACGTCGGTCTGGCGGATTCCAATGCCTTGCGCGTGGCCCTGGATGCGGCCCGGGCGGCGGAAATGGTCGGGATGCCGGAAGCCCGCATTCCCCTGGCTCACGCTACGGTATATCTGGCGACCGCTCCCAAGAGCAATTCCGCCTACATGGGGATCAACGCCGCCATGAACGACGTGAGGAATGGCAAGACACTTGCCGTGCCGGAGCATCTCCGGACGCCCACGCGCAAAAAACTGGCCGCGGCCGGAGGGGCGGACGCCGCCCGTCTGGAATACCTGTATTCCCACGATTATCCGGAGCATTACGTTCCGCAGGCCTACTTGCCGGAAGGGCGCGTGTACTACACGCCCACCCGGAACGGCCTGGAATTACGCATCAGCGAACGGATGGAATACCGCCGCAAAATGGCGGAAGAAATTGGAAAGAATGAAATAGAGTTATAG
- a CDS encoding tetratricopeptide repeat protein: MIDLPVAPEQIKSIETSAQQGDVQAQCQLAICYGKGTGVRQDYQKAFQWAWKAAQQNSAEGQYLVAACYYQGKGVKLDLKEAFKWFSKSAQQGYTDAQNNLGTMYKEGMGIEQDFKEAMKWFFLAAEKENVVAQHNIGIMYVHGLGVKKDLKEAFKWFSKAARQQHAAAQYNLGVMYAEGQEVPQDWKEAFQWYSAAARQQYAPAQCNLGVMYAQGQGIQQDWKEAFIWLERAAMQGNAFAQVYLGVMYAQGQGVPQDWKEAFKWFSLAAKQNDREGQYNLGIMYQNGTGVPQNDQEAFKLYCASARQQYAPAQNDLGVLYYRGTGVEKDLKEAFKWFFLAAKQDYPNAQYNLGRMYLDGMGVPQNDQEAFKWFSLAAKQNDPDAQCSLGIMYINGKGVPQDLKEAFKWFFLAAQQGNAEAQYNLGAMYVNGQGVEKDFKEAFKWYSKAVEHQYAPAQYALGIMYSQGIGVKEDLKKVFELYSSAVQQQYAPAQCELGVMYAQGHGVPQDWKEAFKLYSAAAQQGYTPAQNNLGVLYERGQGVDQNWKEAFKWYSAAAQQGCTPAQNNLGTLYYRGIGVEKDLKEAFKWFFLAAKLGCANAQYNLGRMYRDGIGVPRDDQEAFQWFSLAAKQNNPEAQYNVGTMYAKGKGVQQNMQEALIWMKRAAEQGDQEAQAFLDDFSKSAQSPH, translated from the coding sequence GTGATTGATTTACCAGTCGCACCTGAACAAATAAAATCAATCGAAACGTCAGCTCAACAGGGGGATGTTCAAGCACAATGTCAACTTGCCATATGTTATGGTAAAGGAACGGGCGTCCGGCAGGATTATCAGAAGGCTTTTCAGTGGGCATGGAAAGCTGCCCAGCAAAATAGTGCAGAGGGGCAATATCTGGTAGCGGCATGTTATTACCAGGGGAAGGGGGTAAAGCTGGATTTGAAAGAAGCGTTTAAATGGTTTTCAAAGTCCGCTCAACAGGGATATACGGACGCTCAAAACAACCTGGGAACCATGTATAAGGAAGGTATGGGCATTGAGCAGGATTTCAAGGAAGCCATGAAATGGTTTTTCCTGGCTGCTGAGAAAGAAAATGTTGTCGCTCAGCACAATATTGGGATCATGTATGTACATGGACTAGGAGTTAAGAAAGATTTGAAAGAAGCCTTCAAGTGGTTTTCAAAGGCTGCCCGGCAACAACATGCTGCGGCACAATATAATCTTGGAGTCATGTATGCAGAGGGTCAAGAGGTTCCACAGGATTGGAAAGAAGCTTTCCAATGGTATTCCGCTGCTGCCCGGCAACAGTATGCCCCGGCACAATGCAATCTTGGCGTTATGTATGCACAAGGTCAGGGGATTCAACAGGATTGGAAAGAGGCTTTCATTTGGTTGGAGCGTGCTGCCATGCAGGGAAATGCCTTTGCGCAAGTTTATCTTGGAGTCATGTATGCACAAGGTCAAGGGGTTCCACAGGATTGGAAAGAAGCCTTCAAATGGTTTTCCCTGGCAGCAAAACAAAATGATCGGGAGGGTCAGTACAACCTTGGAATCATGTATCAGAATGGAACGGGCGTTCCCCAAAACGATCAGGAAGCATTTAAGCTATATTGTGCCTCAGCCCGGCAACAATACGCCCCAGCCCAAAATGATCTTGGAGTGTTATATTACCGGGGAACTGGTGTTGAAAAAGATTTAAAGGAGGCTTTCAAATGGTTTTTCCTGGCTGCAAAACAAGATTACCCCAATGCCCAGTATAACCTTGGAAGGATGTATCTGGATGGGATGGGGGTTCCCCAGAATGATCAGGAAGCTTTCAAGTGGTTCTCTCTGGCAGCAAAACAAAATGATCCGGATGCCCAATGCAGCCTTGGAATCATGTATATAAATGGAAAAGGAGTTCCACAGGATTTGAAAGAAGCTTTCAAATGGTTTTTCCTGGCTGCGCAGCAAGGGAATGCTGAAGCCCAATACAATCTTGGAGCTATGTATGTAAATGGGCAGGGAGTCGAGAAAGATTTTAAGGAGGCATTCAAGTGGTATTCAAAGGCCGTAGAACACCAATATGCCCCGGCTCAATATGCTCTTGGAATTATGTACTCGCAAGGTATTGGTGTTAAAGAAGATTTGAAAAAAGTTTTTGAATTGTATTCCTCTGCTGTTCAACAGCAATATGCTCCGGCTCAATGTGAGCTTGGTGTCATGTATGCGCAGGGCCACGGAGTTCCACAGGATTGGAAAGAGGCTTTTAAGTTGTATTCCGCTGCTGCCCAGCAGGGATATACTCCAGCTCAAAATAATCTGGGAGTTTTGTATGAACGAGGTCAAGGAGTTGACCAGAATTGGAAGGAAGCTTTTAAATGGTATTCCGCTGCTGCTCAGCAGGGATGTACTCCAGCTCAAAATAATCTGGGAACTTTGTATTATCGGGGAATTGGTGTTGAAAAAGATTTGAAAGAAGCTTTCAAATGGTTTTTCCTGGCTGCAAAATTAGGTTGTGCAAATGCCCAATATAACCTTGGAAGGATGTATCGGGATGGGATAGGGGTTCCCCGGGATGACCAGGAAGCTTTCCAATGGTTTTCCTTGGCTGCAAAACAAAATAATCCGGAGGCCCAATACAATGTGGGAACCATGTATGCAAAAGGAAAAGGTGTCCAACAGAATATGCAGGAAGCTCTTATTTGGATGAAGCGTGCCGCTGAACAAGGAGATCAGGAAGCTCAAGCTTTTCTGGATGATTTTTCCAAAAGCGCACAAAGCCCTCATTAA
- a CDS encoding site-2 protease family protein — translation MIHFTLFGIPIYIRPTFWIVLAIFGGILGVSSVESLIYPALFVIAGFIAILSHELGHALVGRKLGGGQQTIILELFGGVTSSHGMQLTRAGRVLMILAGPMMTLILGVISILIAWNIVGPVLTANGKDFWDLVLYPYLATAVSPKLYILSCLIMIGEWWTVLNLLPIYPLDGGQLVAQFVRSPKKVFMTGFITSIVIGLVSFQLFHGYFIPIFMALFAFSNYREYKNAPF, via the coding sequence ATGATCCACTTCACGCTGTTCGGGATACCTATCTATATCCGCCCCACATTCTGGATAGTGCTGGCCATCTTCGGCGGCATACTCGGCGTAAGCAGTGTGGAATCCCTCATTTACCCGGCCCTGTTCGTCATTGCCGGATTCATCGCCATCCTTTCCCATGAACTGGGGCATGCACTGGTGGGCCGCAAACTGGGAGGAGGCCAGCAAACCATTATCCTGGAACTCTTCGGCGGCGTGACCAGCAGCCACGGCATGCAGCTCACCCGCGCCGGACGTGTCCTGATGATTCTGGCGGGTCCCATGATGACGCTGATTCTGGGCGTCATCAGCATCCTGATTGCGTGGAATATCGTTGGTCCCGTCCTGACCGCCAACGGAAAGGACTTCTGGGATCTGGTGCTCTATCCCTACTTGGCAACGGCCGTCTCCCCCAAACTGTACATCCTCTCCTGCCTCATCATGATCGGCGAATGGTGGACTGTCCTCAATCTGCTGCCCATCTATCCCCTGGACGGCGGCCAGTTGGTCGCCCAATTCGTCCGCTCTCCCAAAAAAGTATTCATGACCGGGTTCATCACCTCCATCGTTATCGGCCTGGTCAGCTTCCAGCTCTTCCACGGCTACTTTATCCCCATATTCATGGCCCTCTTTGCCTTCAGCAACTACCGGGAATATAAAAACGCCCCCTTTTAA